CCCCCTGCGCCTCGCCAGTATCCGAGCCCGAACCGAACGAGCTACAGCGGACTGATCCCCTGAAAGCGCTGGACTGCTGGTCAGAGCACCTGTCAGGCTCCGCCTCGTGGCGATCCTCGATGTCCTGACCGGCATGGCGAAGACAGGTCGGCTGGGCCCGGTGTACAGCGGAGCCGGCTGGAACGACGTGACCGCCGCACTCGGCGAGCCATGGGACATCGGAACCATGAGCCGGAGGAGAAGGTGGCCGCGGCTCTTCGCCTACGGAGACCTTGAGATGAGTGTCTGCCGCTGCCGGAAGGTTTCGCTCATCTGCGTCCAGACCTGGCGTGACGTCGTCGAGCTCCCTCCCTCGGTTGCCGGGGGGACCGGCATCTTTCCGACAGGGCTCAAGCACTCGGATGTCGTTTCCGCCTTGGACAGGGCCGGCTGTTCCTGGGAACCACGTGCTGCGCTGACCTTCGGGAACCAGTGCTCGCTCACGGCGATCGCATCAGGCGCGAACTTCGTCTTCGAGACCCACGAGGGCGAGGAACCCGTGCTGAGCGTCATGGGCCTGCCCGGCGACGGACACGACTGCTCCGCACAGACCACCGCCCAAGATCACTGACGTGGAGCGCGCCAAAACCCGTAAACGCCGACTTGGCCCTGGGAACCCCGGGGGCCTCCCCCTCGCCCAGGAGGTCCGGCCCGGCTGGGAACACACCAGGTTCTGGCCGCGGATTGCCGGCCGCGCCGGCTCCGGGCAGGATCTCGTGCATGGGTTCGGTGGTGCAGAACGTGGCGGTTGACTGTGTGGATGCCTATGAGCTGGCTCGGTTCTGGAGCGAGGCCCTCGGTGGTCCGCTGCATCCGGAGAGCAGGCCGGGTGACGCGGAGACTGCGGTGATCCTGCCGGAGGGCCCGCAGCTGTACTTCAACCAGGTGCCGGAGCCGAAGACGGTCAAAAACCGGATTCACCTGTGCCTGCGCCCCGAGACGTCGCGTGAGGAGGAGGTCCAGCGACTGCTGGGCCTCGGTGCCACCCTCGTCGCCGATCGCCGGGAACCCGATGGGGCCGGCTGGGCCGTCCTTGCCGACCCTGAAGGCAATGAATTCTGCGTTCTGCGCAGCGCGGCCGAGCGCGCGGCGATGTCTTCCTGAGCAGAGCAGGGGAGACTGAGCTCTTTCCACCATCGGCGACGGCCCTGCACGACCCGGGCCCGGATCGGGAGATCGGTTGACGGCCTTCTGAGCGTCGGAGAGCGTCTCCCAGGGACCCCAGTACGGAACGTGGACTGTGCCTCCGGCACCGCGGTATCCCTTGTCCGCCCAGCACGTGATGCCGGCGTCCGTGAGCATGTCGACGATGTCGTACGGGCAGCCTCCTCAAGGGTCAGGGGGAGTGCGGCCAGGAGGTCGACAGCCTCGGCGACGTATCGGTCGGCGGTGGTGGCGGCACCGAACCCGGCCGCGAGCTGGGCGTAGGGGTGGCCGTTGCGGCGGTGGGCGAGTGTGAGCAGAGCCTGCCGGAGCTTGGCGGACAGGAGGCGCAGGGCAGAGCTGGACGCGTCGACGCCGGAGGGGTACACCAGCACACGAAGCCTATGAAGGCCCAACTGGCCCACGAATCTGTCGGGTTGGAGTCAACTCAGTTCCTCAAGACCCGGGTCGGCGGCCTGATCGCCGGACTTTGTCCACCTCGACACCATCGGCCTGCACCGCTTGTACGCCCAGCTCGTCAAAGGCATCGTGGGAGCCATGCCGACGGCCGCCCTTCGGCAGCGGAGTCCGCCGATCATTCCGGGTGACAGTCCGGACCAGCGGGTGGCACCATGCGGCCATGTGCGAAGACTGCCTGGCCGGCTACTCACGCTGTGTCCACGTCACCGCTGACGCCGCCGACGCGTACCGCCAGGCCATGCGACTGTGCGCGCTGATGGAACACCACGGCGAGGAGGCGGAACTGCTGACGCACCTGGAGAGCGTCGACGAGGTCCGCCGAATGGCGGCGGCGCTGCCGAACTCCCGCTTTGTGCACCACCCTTGCCCTGGTGCCCGACCCTCTTGCGGCGCTGGCGGCTGCGAACCGGACGTGTCGGTCATGGACGACCGTGAACTGGAGGCACACCTGCCGCTCGCGATGTCGGCACGGTTCGCACCGGGGACGGCCGAGGACCGGGTTGTCGCGGCACTGGGCGACAACGGCAGCGCGGTCTTCCTCGTATGGCCGGGCCGGTGGCCGGACAGACCCGAGCACGGCCTGCACGGCTCGCGCCACGATGCGGTACAGGTCGCCTTCCGCGGCGACCACTCCGACCCTGCACTGCTGTCCGGCCGGCACGCGGTCCACGTCCACGTGTCCAAGGAGTCCGGCCACCGCGGCGTCGAGTATCTGGCTGCCCAGGCGGGCGTCCACCCGTGACCGACTCGGTGCTCGTGCACGCCGCTGTCAGGTCCGCATCACCGCACTCGCCCAAGCCGTCCTCGCCCTACACCTGACCAGCTCAGCGTGAGGTTGGAAAGAGCTCACTGGCAGACGTCACGCGGCCGGCGGGCGGGGTCAGAGGTTGACGCGCTTGAGGTAGACCCGGCTGCGGTGGGGGATGGTCTGGTACCAGACCATGAGGTGTTCGTCCTCGTACGTACGAAGCCGCATGGGGTGGGTGTCCTCGTAGAGGCTGCCGTCCTTGGGGTCGATGGCCATCGCGGCGAGGTCGACCAGGCCGTCCATGACAGCACCGACCAGCTCCTGCTGTCCGGCGGGCATGTCGCCGAGGACCCACAGCCGGCTCGGATCGCACTCCCACGCCCAGCCGCTGTCGTTCTCCACTCCTTCGCCCCGCGGCGCGGTCACTGGCCGATCTCGCGCTGGGCCTCGGCGAGGATGCGGCTGCTCGTTTCCATGGCAGCGCGGAACTGTTCCTCGGTGGCGTCCGGGTCGCCCGCGATGCGCTCCGCCTCGTGCAGTGCCGCGGCGCGGGCGGGCCAGCGGTGGATCGCCACGTGAGTGGCCCACTTGATCAGGAAGAACCGCAGCGGGTTGATGGCACCCGTCTCGGCGGCCCGGTCGAAGGCCTCGTTGCATTCCTTGTCGAGTACGGGCAGGTTGGCCATGTCGATCCGTCGCACGGCGTCCCGCAGGGCTTCCCGCGTCATCGCCGGCTGGGGGATGAGGGGCCCGCCGTCTTCCAGCTGCTGTGCTGTCATCGTGTCCTCCAGGGGAACGCCGGGCCAGGATACCCAGCCGAGCCCGCGAAACCACCGCTGAACGCAGAAAAGCCCCGCACCAGAAGGTGCGGGGCTTTCCCACAATGATTGTTCGGCGGCGTCCTACTCTCCCACAGGGTCCCCCCTGCAGTACCATCGGCGCTGAAAGGCTTAGCTTCCGGGTTCGGAATGTAACCGGGCGTTTCCCTAACGCTATGACCACCGAAACACTATGAAATTCTGAACATGCTGGTGTTCTCACAGCCGTTCGTTATTTCAGAACTAACACAGTGGACGCGAGCAACTGAGGACAAGCCCTCGGCCTATTAGTACCAGTCAGCTCCACCCGTTACCGGGCTTCCACATCTGGCCTATCAACCCAGTCGTCTACTGGGAGCCTTACCCTCTCAAGGAGGTGGGAATACTCATCTTGAAGCAGGCTTCCCGCTTAGATGCTTTCAGCGGTTATCCCTCCCGAACGTAGCCAACCAGCCATGCCCTTGGCAGGACAACTGGCACACCAGAGGTTCGTCCGTCCCGGTCCTCTCGTACTAGGGACAGCCCTTCTCAATATTCCTACGCGCACAGCGGATAGGGACCGAACTGTCTCACGACGTTCTAAACCCAGCTCGCGTACCGCTTTAATGGGCGAACAGCCCAACCCTTGGGACCGACTCCAGCCCCAGGATGCGACGAGCCGACATCGAGGTGCCAAACCATCCCGTCGATATGGACTCTTGGGGAAGATCAGCCTGTTATCCCCGGGGTACCTTTTATCCGTTGAGCGACGGCGCTTCCACAAGCCACCGCCGGATCACTAGTCCCGACTTTCGTCCCTGCTCGACCCGTCGGTCTCACAGTCAAGCTCCCTTGTGCACTTACACTCAACACCTGATTGCCAACCAGGCTGAGGGAACCTTTGGGCGCCTCCGTTACCCTTTGGGAGGCAACCGCCCCAGTTAAACTACCCATCAGACACTGTCCCTGATCCGGATCACGGACCGAGGTTAGACATCCAGCACGACCAGAGTGGTATTTCAACGTCGACTCCACCCCAACTGGCGTTGGGGCTTCAAAGTCTCCCACCTATCCTACACAAGCCGAACCGAACACCAATATCAAACTGTAGTAAAGGTCCCGGGGTCTTTCCGTCCTGCTGCGCGAAACGAGCATCTTTACTCGTAGTGCAATTTCACCGGGCCTATGGTTGAGACAGTCGAGAAGTCGTTACGCCATTCGTGCAGGTCGGAACTTACCCGACAAGGAATTTCGCTACCTTAGGATGGTTATAGTTACCACCGCCGTTTACTGGCGCTTAAGTTCTCAGCTTCGCAACCCCGAAAGGTCACTAACCGGTCCCCTTAACGTTCCAGCACCGGGCAGGCGTCAGTCCGTATACATCGCCTTACGGCTTCGCACGGACCTGTGTTTTTAGTAAACAGTCGCTTCTCGCTGGTCTCTGCGGCCACCCCCAGCTCACGGAGTAAATCCGATCACCAGGAATGGCCCCCCTTCTCCCGAAGTTACGGGGGCATTTTGCCGAGTTCCTTAACCATAGTTCACCCGAACGCCTCGGTATTCTCTACCTGACCACCTGAGTCGGTTTAGGGTACGGGCCGCCATGAAACTCGCTAGAGGCTTTTCTCGACAGCATAGGATCATCCACTTCACCACAATCGGCTCGGCATCAGGTCTCAGCCTTGTATGAGGGACGGATTTGCCTACCCCTCGGCCTACACCCTTACCCCGGGACAACCACCGCCCGGGCTGGACTACCTTCCTGCGTCACCCCATCGCTTACCTACTACAAGTCTGGTTCGTCGGCTCCACCACTTCCCTTCACCCGAAGGATCCAGGACGGCTTCACGGACTTAGCATCGCCTGATTCGATATTGGGCGTTTCAAAGCGGGTACCGGAATATCAACCGGTTGTCCATCGACTACGCCTGTCGGCCTCGCCTTAGGTCCCGACTTACCCTGGGCAGATCAGCTTGACCCAGGAACCCTTAGTCAATCGGCGCACACGTTTCTCACGTGTGTATCGCTACTCATGCCTGCATTCTCACTCGTGAACCGTCCACAACTAGCTTCCGCTGCTGCTTCACCCGGCACACGACGCTCCCCTACCCATCACAGCGGGCGTTGGCCCTCTAGCTGCAATGACACGACTTCGGCGGTACGCTTGAGCCCCGCTACATTGTCGGCGCGGAATCACTTGACCAGTGAGCTATTACGCACTCTTTCAAGGGTGGCTGCTTCTAAGCCAACCTCCTGGTTGTCTCTGCGACTCCACATCCTTTCCCACTTAGCGTACGCTTAGGGGCCTTAGTCGATGCTCTGGGCTGTTTCCCTCTCGACCATGGAGCTTATCCCCCACAGTCTCACTGCCGTGCTCTCACTTACCGGCATTCGGAGTTTGGCTAAGGTCAGTAACCCGGTAGGGCCCATCGCCTATCCAGTGCTCTACCTCCGGCAAGAAACACACGACGCTGCACCTAAATGCATTTCGGGGAGAACCAGCTATCACGGAGTTTGATTGGCCTTTCACCCCTAACCACAGGTCATCCCCCAGGTTTTCAACCCTGGTGGGTTCGGTCCTCCACGAAGTCTTACCTCCGCTTCAACCTGCCCATGGCTAGATCACTCCGCTTCGGGTCTAGAGCGTGCAACTCAATCGCCCTGTTCGGACTCGCTTTCGCTACGGCTTCCCCACACGGGTTAACCTCGCTACACACCGCTAACTCGCAGGCTCATTCTTCAAAAGGCACGCAGTCACGACTGCATGTGCAAGCACATACAGCGACGCTCCCACGGCTTGTAGGCACACGGTTTCAGGTACTATTTCACTCCGCTCCCGCGGTACTTTTCACCATTCCCTCACGGTACTATCCGCTATCGGTCACCAGGGAATATTTAGGCTTAGCGGGTGGTCCCGCCAGATTCACACGGGATTTCTCGGGCCCCGTGCTACTTGGGAGATGAGCAAGCAAGCCGCTAATGTTTCGTCTACGGGGGTCTTACCCTCTACGCCGGACCTTTCGCATGTCCTTCGACTACATCAACGGTTTCTGACTCGCCTCACAGCCGGCAGACTGTGAAAGCTCATTCCCACAACCCCGCATGCGCAACCCCTGCCGGGTATCACACGCATACGGTTTGGCCTCATCCGGTTTCGCTCGCCACTACTCCCGGAATCACGGTTGTTTTCTCTTCCTGAGGGTACTGAGATGTTTCACTTCCCCTCGTTCCCTCCACACTGCCTATGTGTTCAGCAGTGGGTGACAGCCCATGACGACTGCCGGGTTTCCCCATTCGGACACCCCCGGATCAAAGCTCAGTTGGCAGCTCCCCGGGGCCTATCGCGGCCTCTCACGTCCTTCATCGGTTCCTGGTGCCAAGGCATCCACCGTGCGCCCTTAAAAACTTGGCCACAGATGCTCGCGTCCACTGTGTAGTTCTCAAACAACGACCAGCCACCCATCACCCCACCAGACAAGCTGGCGAGTTCACTGGGGCCGGCACTGAAGACATCAACCTCACGGCCGTACCTTCAGGACCCAACAACGTGCCAAGCACGATTCCGTCGACTTTCACTGTGTTCCACGCCGAAGCAGTACTTACAGAAAGTGTCAGAAACCGTGCCAACTAATCAACGTTCCACCCATGAGCTGACCGTGCAGAACGTTTGTCTGCAATCGGTACTGTGCTCCTTAGAAAGGAGGTGATCCAGCCGCACCTTCCGGTACGGCTACCTTGTTACGACTTCGTCCCAATCGCCAGTCCCACCTTCGACAGCTCCCTCCACAAGGGTTGGGCCACCGGCTTCGGGTGTTACCGACTTTCGTGACGTGACGGGCGGTGTGTACAAGGCCCGGGAACGTATTCACCGCAGCAATGCTGATCTGCGATTACTAGCGACTCCGACTTCATGGGGTCGAGTTGCAGACCCCAATCCGAACTGAGACCGGCTTTTTGAGATTCGCTCCACCTCACGGTATCGCAGCTCATTGTACCGGCCATTGTAGCACGTGTGCAGCCCAAGACATAAGGGGCATGATGACTTGACGTCGTCCCCACCTTCCTCCGAGTTGACCCCGGCGGTCTCCTGTGAGTCCCCATCACCCCGAAGGGCATGCTGGCAACACAG
This DNA window, taken from Streptomyces sp. TN58, encodes the following:
- a CDS encoding VOC family protein: MGSVVQNVAVDCVDAYELARFWSEALGGPLHPESRPGDAETAVILPEGPQLYFNQVPEPKTVKNRIHLCLRPETSREEEVQRLLGLGATLVADRREPDGAGWAVLADPEGNEFCVLRSAAERAAMSS